The following are encoded in a window of Elusimicrobiota bacterium genomic DNA:
- the tyrS gene encoding Tyrosine--tRNA ligase, translated as MQNVDESVSRILRGTTHVVSEGELREKLKKGRPLRVKLGVDPTAPDIHLGHTVVLSKLKTFQDLGHTVVFIIGDFTAAIGDPSGRDTTRPPLSEQMINDNIQTYTDQVFKVLNKDKTEVRYNGEWLYDLFDRSNPAFMPKTILRNHTVQQLMERDDFAQRRKAGQPISLLELMYPLFQGYDSVAVKADVELGGHDQLFNLLMGRQMQKDAQQEPQVVLTLPLLEGLDGVRKMSKSYGNHVGVKDPQDQMFGKLMSISDQLMWKYFELLTEENLDEVKKLHPMEAKKHLAGLVVTRFHGEGAGKSARENFEQIFSKKENPDEMEEFRFTSKEMDAVELIVAAKLASSKNEARRLVEQGGVQLDGQRVNLGEKITVSVPGVLKVGKRKFKKLIPL; from the coding sequence ATGCAAAATGTTGACGAATCAGTTTCTAGAATTCTTCGCGGAACAACCCATGTGGTGTCTGAAGGAGAACTTCGTGAAAAATTAAAAAAAGGTCGCCCGTTGCGAGTCAAATTGGGCGTGGATCCCACAGCTCCCGATATTCATTTGGGCCACACCGTGGTTCTCTCCAAGTTAAAGACCTTTCAAGATTTGGGCCACACCGTCGTCTTTATCATTGGTGATTTCACGGCCGCCATTGGCGACCCTTCTGGCCGCGACACCACGCGCCCCCCTCTCTCCGAGCAAATGATCAATGACAATATTCAGACCTACACCGATCAAGTCTTTAAAGTCCTCAACAAAGACAAAACCGAGGTTCGCTACAACGGCGAATGGCTCTATGACTTATTTGATCGTTCCAATCCCGCCTTTATGCCGAAAACCATTTTGAGAAACCACACTGTTCAGCAGCTCATGGAGCGAGACGATTTTGCTCAACGTCGAAAAGCCGGGCAACCCATTTCGCTTTTGGAGCTCATGTATCCCCTTTTCCAGGGGTATGATTCGGTGGCGGTCAAAGCCGATGTGGAACTGGGGGGGCATGATCAATTGTTCAACCTTTTGATGGGGCGGCAAATGCAAAAGGATGCCCAGCAGGAACCCCAAGTGGTCTTAACACTGCCTCTTCTTGAAGGCTTGGATGGAGTTCGAAAAATGTCCAAATCCTACGGCAATCATGTGGGCGTGAAAGACCCTCAGGATCAAATGTTTGGAAAACTTATGTCTATATCAGACCAGCTCATGTGGAAATATTTTGAGCTTTTAACCGAAGAAAATTTGGATGAAGTCAAAAAATTACATCCCATGGAAGCCAAAAAACATTTGGCGGGGCTCGTGGTGACACGATTTCATGGAGAAGGGGCGGGAAAAAGCGCCAGGGAAAATTTTGAACAGATCTTTTCTAAAAAAGAAAATCCCGATGAAATGGAAGAGTTTCGGTTCACTTCCAAAGAAATGGACGCCGTTGAGTTGATTGTGGCGGCGAAGTTGGCTTCTTCAAAAAATGAAGCCAGACGCCTCGTGGAACAGGGCGGGGTGCAATTGGATGGTCAACGCGTCAACTTGGGAGAAAAAATTACCGTTTCGGTCCCAGGCGTGCTAAAAGTGGGAAAAAGAAAATTTAAGAAGTTGATACCTTTATAG
- the xerC_3 gene encoding Tyrosine recombinase XerC, with protein sequence MQELQKSVNSPALQPAKPRFLDRVRAVLRFHHYSYKTEKTYVHWIVRYIRFHQMKHPADLSTQHVAKFLGHLALALKVSPKTQNQALNALVFLYVKVLGTPFGELKNIPRAPTKKYLPVVLTIHEVDRLLNATRPPHRLFIALLYGTGMRLMEGLRLRVKDIDFEKNIITIRGGKGDKDRVVMLPQKLKEDLRMQLVRSKMLHQNDISKGHGAVSLPTALARKYPSAAKEWMWQYLFPSWSISKDPVTQTIKRHHLHESVIQRVVREAARLAGILKPVGPHTLRHSFATHLLESGTDIRNIQELLGHKHVQTTMIYTHVLNRPGISVKSPLDRI encoded by the coding sequence ATGCAAGAGCTTCAAAAGTCGGTCAACTCACCTGCGCTGCAACCCGCCAAGCCTCGTTTTTTGGACCGCGTCCGCGCCGTGTTACGGTTTCATCACTATTCGTATAAAACAGAGAAAACATACGTCCATTGGATCGTTCGGTACATCCGGTTTCATCAAATGAAACATCCGGCAGATCTGTCGACCCAACACGTTGCAAAGTTTTTGGGACACCTCGCTTTGGCCTTGAAAGTAAGCCCCAAAACTCAAAACCAAGCGCTCAACGCCTTGGTTTTCCTGTATGTAAAAGTATTGGGAACGCCGTTCGGCGAGCTTAAAAATATTCCCAGAGCGCCCACGAAAAAATATTTACCGGTGGTTTTAACGATCCATGAAGTTGACCGCCTGCTCAACGCCACCCGCCCCCCGCATCGATTGTTTATCGCCCTTCTTTATGGAACGGGAATGAGATTGATGGAGGGTTTGCGTCTGCGCGTGAAAGATATCGATTTCGAAAAGAACATTATTACCATTCGCGGCGGCAAGGGTGATAAAGATCGGGTGGTCATGCTTCCTCAAAAACTCAAGGAGGATCTGCGAATGCAACTTGTGCGTTCTAAGATGCTTCATCAAAACGACATAAGCAAAGGACACGGCGCTGTTTCTCTACCAACGGCTCTCGCTCGCAAATACCCTTCGGCCGCAAAAGAGTGGATGTGGCAGTACTTATTTCCAAGTTGGTCGATATCAAAAGATCCGGTCACCCAAACAATAAAAAGACATCACCTGCATGAATCCGTGATTCAACGCGTCGTGCGAGAAGCCGCCAGGCTGGCTGGAATTTTAAAACCAGTGGGGCCACACACACTCCGCCATTCTTTCGCCACCCACCTTCTGGAATCAGGCACCGACATTCGCAACATTCAGGAGCTCCTGGGCCACAAACATGTGCAGACCACGATGATCTATACCCACGTCCTCAACCGCCCCGGCATCTCGGTCAAAAGTCCACTGGACCGGATATGA
- the frdB gene encoding Fumarate reductase iron-sulfur subunit, producing MVTYDVNDISPDMSFLEMLDVLNERLIAKGEDPVAFDSDCREGICGTCGCVVNGVAHGPLPATTLCQLHMRHFKEGDTLTIEPFRAKPFPVLKDLVVDRGAFDRIIQSGGFISVKTGSAPEANSVCVPKPQADLAMDAAACIGCGACVAACPNASAMLFVAAKVSHLGLLPQGQPERSRRALAMTSQMDREGFGGCTNIGECTAACPKEISQNFIARLNRDTLKANLLD from the coding sequence ATGGTCACCTATGATGTCAATGATATCAGCCCTGATATGTCGTTCCTCGAAATGTTGGATGTGCTCAACGAACGGCTTATTGCCAAAGGTGAAGACCCGGTAGCCTTTGACAGCGATTGCCGGGAAGGTATTTGTGGAACCTGTGGATGCGTGGTTAATGGGGTCGCGCATGGCCCACTGCCCGCCACAACGCTCTGTCAACTTCACATGCGCCATTTTAAGGAAGGAGACACCCTGACCATCGAGCCATTTCGAGCCAAACCTTTTCCAGTGCTGAAAGATTTGGTGGTGGACCGGGGTGCGTTTGACCGGATCATTCAATCGGGCGGATTCATTTCGGTCAAAACAGGCAGCGCGCCTGAAGCCAATTCGGTGTGTGTGCCAAAACCCCAAGCCGATTTGGCCATGGACGCGGCCGCCTGTATCGGATGCGGAGCTTGCGTGGCGGCCTGTCCGAACGCCTCAGCCATGCTTTTTGTGGCGGCCAAAGTTTCTCATTTGGGCCTTCTGCCTCAAGGACAACCGGAGCGCTCCCGCCGCGCGTTGGCTATGACGTCCCAAATGGACCGAGAAGGCTTTGGCGGCTGCACCAACATCGGAGAATGCACGGCGGCCTGCCCCAAAGAGATCAGTCAAAACTTTATAGCTCGCCTCAACCGCGACACCCTCAAAGCCAACCTGCTGGACTAA
- the tal_2 gene encoding Transaldolase codes for MNPLVELGSQKQSFWLDFIRRSLLTSGALKKMVVEDGLRGMTSNPTIFEKAISSGSEYDADLKKLALKGLSTEEIFENIAVKDIQMAADILKTVYKSSGGTDGFVSLEVNPDLAYNTQATVAQAKHLFKKVGRPNLMIKVPGTPAGLPAIEELIAAGININVTLLFSVENYKQVLEAYLKGLEKRQRKGLSVKGIASVASFFVSRVDTLVDKYLDQMISLNSSHAPQAKNLLHKIAVANAKLAYAHYEQVIQSDRFRKLEQKGAQRQRLLWASTGTKDKRLSDVIYVDELIGPDTVNTMPPQTVDAFRDHGRVSLTLRSNVDQAKAHVEQLSGVGIDLEKLLTQLQEEGVRSFIGSFETLLQVVAAKKEILTGQISKQSRFDLGKYQTDFQNTLQIMEQNQWIKRVWEKDASLWKSEEAHQKIIKNSLGWLTVPFEVKRKLALLDFIATDIKKAKFTHALLLGMGGSSLCPEVLRLTFGKKTGFPDLAILDSTEPASVLGRASRSKPEKTLYIVASKSGSTTEPNAFLAYFYDQVKKKKGERAGENFIAITDPGTQMERIAREKKFRHIVLNPADIGGRYSALSFFGMLPAALMGLDVPALLSSALDMSAACSPLLTPSQNPGALLGAALGSLAKAGRNKVTFFLSKDIASLSAWIEQLIAESTGKEGKGILPVESEPFISVDAYGSDRVFVALQTKVEATTAKRLAALKKAGHPVIQINMESKQHIAAEFFRWEFATAMAGAALGIDAFDQPNVQESKDLTREYLESFKSQGALTSDEPTLTEDGLSVYSMNGLSQITNVEELLRSLFRQVKAGDYVALLAYVERNEKHEKILQKIRERILSVKHVATTVGYGPRFLHSTGQLHKGGDDSGVFIQITAEDKKDVPIPGEPFGFSTLKEAQALGDLSALANKHRRAVRIHLEDADEGLDRLQDLIEKVIGA; via the coding sequence ATGAATCCGTTGGTTGAATTGGGGTCACAAAAACAAAGTTTCTGGTTGGATTTTATACGGCGTAGTTTGCTCACCAGTGGCGCCTTAAAGAAAATGGTGGTCGAAGATGGCTTGCGGGGCATGACCTCCAATCCCACTATTTTTGAAAAGGCCATCTCCTCAGGCAGCGAATATGACGCTGATTTGAAGAAGCTGGCTCTGAAGGGATTATCGACTGAAGAAATTTTTGAAAACATCGCCGTGAAAGATATCCAGATGGCCGCGGACATATTAAAAACGGTTTATAAATCAAGTGGGGGGACCGATGGTTTTGTCAGTTTGGAAGTCAACCCCGACTTGGCGTACAACACCCAGGCCACCGTGGCCCAAGCGAAACATCTATTTAAAAAAGTGGGCCGTCCCAACCTGATGATCAAAGTGCCCGGCACGCCCGCCGGTCTTCCCGCCATTGAAGAGTTGATTGCAGCTGGGATCAACATTAATGTCACTCTTTTGTTTTCAGTGGAAAACTATAAACAAGTGTTGGAGGCCTATCTCAAGGGTCTTGAGAAGCGTCAACGAAAAGGACTTTCCGTTAAAGGGATCGCTTCTGTCGCGAGCTTTTTTGTGAGCCGCGTGGATACCCTCGTTGATAAATATTTGGATCAGATGATCAGCCTCAACAGCTCCCATGCGCCTCAGGCCAAAAACCTGCTCCACAAAATCGCGGTCGCCAATGCCAAGTTGGCCTACGCCCATTACGAACAGGTCATACAATCCGACCGGTTTCGAAAACTCGAACAAAAAGGCGCTCAACGACAGCGGTTGTTGTGGGCATCCACCGGGACCAAAGACAAGCGTTTGTCTGATGTGATTTATGTGGATGAACTCATTGGGCCGGACACCGTTAACACCATGCCTCCCCAAACTGTAGATGCGTTCCGAGACCATGGACGCGTTTCCTTGACCCTTCGCTCAAATGTCGATCAAGCGAAGGCCCATGTTGAACAACTCTCAGGAGTGGGAATTGATTTGGAAAAATTGCTCACTCAACTGCAGGAGGAAGGGGTCCGTTCCTTTATTGGATCGTTTGAAACCTTGTTGCAAGTGGTGGCCGCCAAAAAAGAAATTCTCACCGGACAAATATCCAAACAGAGCCGTTTTGATTTGGGGAAGTATCAGACAGATTTTCAGAACACACTTCAAATCATGGAACAAAATCAATGGATTAAGCGGGTGTGGGAAAAAGACGCCTCGCTTTGGAAATCAGAAGAGGCTCATCAAAAGATCATTAAAAATTCGTTGGGTTGGTTGACGGTACCCTTTGAAGTGAAAAGAAAACTGGCGTTGTTGGATTTCATTGCCACGGATATCAAGAAGGCCAAGTTCACGCATGCTTTGTTGCTGGGGATGGGAGGGTCGAGTTTGTGTCCCGAGGTGCTCCGTTTGACGTTTGGAAAGAAAACGGGCTTCCCCGATTTGGCCATTTTGGACAGCACCGAACCCGCTTCAGTTCTTGGAAGAGCGTCTCGGTCCAAACCTGAAAAAACACTTTATATTGTGGCGAGCAAATCCGGGTCCACCACAGAGCCCAACGCCTTTTTGGCTTACTTTTATGATCAGGTCAAAAAGAAAAAGGGGGAGAGGGCCGGAGAAAATTTTATCGCCATCACGGATCCCGGCACGCAAATGGAACGGATTGCTCGGGAAAAGAAATTCCGCCATATCGTTTTAAACCCCGCTGATATTGGCGGACGGTATTCCGCTCTGTCCTTCTTTGGGATGCTGCCGGCCGCTTTGATGGGGTTGGATGTGCCGGCTTTGTTGTCCAGCGCGCTTGATATGTCTGCGGCCTGCTCGCCTTTGCTCACTCCTTCTCAAAATCCGGGAGCTCTTTTGGGGGCTGCGCTCGGAAGCTTGGCCAAGGCCGGGCGGAACAAGGTGACTTTTTTCTTATCCAAAGATATCGCCTCTTTATCGGCGTGGATTGAACAACTGATTGCCGAAAGCACCGGGAAAGAAGGGAAAGGGATTTTGCCGGTTGAGTCCGAACCCTTTATTTCAGTGGACGCTTACGGGTCCGACCGCGTTTTTGTGGCCCTTCAAACCAAAGTGGAAGCCACAACAGCCAAGCGGTTGGCGGCTCTAAAAAAAGCCGGTCACCCGGTGATCCAAATCAACATGGAGAGCAAACAACACATTGCGGCCGAATTTTTCAGATGGGAATTCGCCACTGCGATGGCTGGGGCCGCGCTCGGCATTGACGCCTTTGACCAGCCGAATGTTCAAGAATCCAAAGATTTGACCCGAGAGTATTTGGAATCTTTTAAATCACAGGGGGCTCTTACGAGCGATGAGCCCACGCTGACTGAAGATGGTTTGTCGGTTTATTCGATGAATGGACTCAGTCAAATCACCAATGTCGAAGAATTGCTGCGGTCCCTTTTTCGTCAAGTGAAAGCCGGCGATTATGTGGCCTTGTTGGCCTATGTGGAACGCAACGAAAAACATGAAAAAATATTGCAAAAAATTCGCGAGCGAATTTTGAGCGTGAAACATGTGGCCACGACAGTAGGATATGGCCCACGGTTCCTCCACTCCACAGGCCAGTTGCACAAGGGTGGCGACGACAGCGGGGTGTTCATCCAAATTACGGCGGAAGATAAAAAAGATGTCCCCATTCCCGGAGAACCTTTTGGATTTAGCACTCTTAAAGAAGCTCAAGCGCTGGGAGATTTAAGCGCTCTTGCCAACAAGCATCGCCGGGCGGTTCGCATTCATTTGGAAGATGCTGACGAAGGGTTGGACCGCTTGCAAGATTTAATCGAGAAGGTGATTGGCGCTTGA
- the pgl gene encoding 6-phosphogluconolactonase, whose protein sequence is MIYIAQDEAAFVKKAAQLVLETFSGAIEARKRATWALCGGRTPQWVFPKIAEAYYRERIDWKNVLIFWGDERCVPPDHKDSNYKLAKDLMLSKVPVPAENIYRMAGEMTSPHEAARAYETQLKNIFKYDRPFPKFDLIWLGMGEDGHTASLFPGTSALEETEKWVVGHHVERLSSNRLTLTIPVINNARRVVVLCPGESKAPVLRDLFHPLASKNRYPIQRVHPTGGELIWLLDKAAATKLPPDIRNKAQNI, encoded by the coding sequence TTGATCTATATCGCACAAGACGAGGCGGCCTTCGTTAAAAAGGCCGCTCAGTTGGTTCTCGAAACCTTTTCGGGAGCGATTGAAGCGAGAAAGCGGGCGACGTGGGCCTTGTGTGGAGGGCGAACCCCACAATGGGTGTTTCCCAAAATCGCTGAAGCTTATTACCGGGAACGAATCGATTGGAAAAATGTGCTCATCTTTTGGGGCGATGAACGTTGCGTTCCGCCCGATCACAAGGACAGCAATTACAAATTGGCCAAAGATTTGATGCTCAGCAAAGTGCCGGTGCCCGCTGAAAATATTTATCGCATGGCAGGAGAAATGACTTCTCCGCATGAAGCAGCCCGAGCTTATGAGACCCAATTAAAAAATATTTTTAAATATGATCGACCCTTCCCGAAATTTGACTTGATATGGTTGGGCATGGGTGAAGACGGGCACACCGCGTCTTTGTTTCCCGGGACCAGCGCATTGGAAGAAACAGAAAAATGGGTGGTGGGACATCATGTTGAAAGATTATCATCGAACCGGTTGACGCTTACGATTCCGGTGATCAACAACGCGCGCCGTGTTGTTGTTCTGTGCCCTGGAGAAAGCAAAGCGCCGGTTCTCAGGGATTTGTTCCATCCGTTGGCATCGAAAAATCGTTATCCGATTCAGAGAGTTCACCCAACAGGGGGAGAATTGATTTGGTTGCTGGACAAGGCGGCCGCCACAAAATTGCCGCCCGATATACGTAACAAGGCGCAGAATATTTAG
- the frdA gene encoding Fumarate reductase flavoprotein subunit, with product MMKLDAGVPSGPLEKKWDQHKNDLKLVNAANKRKYTVIVVGSGLAGAAAAASMAELGYQVKCFCYQDSPRRAHSIAAQGGINAAKNYPNDGDSVYRLFYDTIKGGDFRAREANVYRLAQLSVNIIDQCVAQGVPFAREYAGYLDNRSFGGAQVSRTFYARGQTGQQLLLGAYSALSRQIGLGQVKMFPRTEMLDLVVIDGKAKGIVVRDMVSGKIESHAADAVVLATGGYGNVYYLSTNAKGCNATAIWRAHKKGAAFANPCFTQIHPTCIPVSGDHQSKLTLMSESLRNDGRIWVPKKKGDHRSPDQIPEEERDYYLERKYPSYGNLVPRDVASRNAKAVCDEGRGVGPGGLGVYLDFADAIKRLGLPVIKERYTNLFDMYNRITGEDPYHVPMRIYPAIHYTMGGLWVDYNLMSTIDGLFVIGEANFSDHGANRLGASALMQGLADGYFILPVTIGHYLAGQKSAKATPEAAEFKQVETAVSELTAKLLSINGKRSPDSFHKELGKILWEYCGMSRSEGGLQIALKKIPALRDEFWRNLRVVGTGNELNQTLEKAGRVADFFELAELMCLDALERKESCGGHFREESQTSEGEAKRMDETYSYVSAWEYKGPGEKPELTKEPLTFENIHIAQRSYQ from the coding sequence ATGATGAAATTGGATGCCGGTGTCCCCTCAGGTCCTCTCGAAAAAAAATGGGACCAACATAAGAACGATCTAAAACTCGTCAATGCCGCCAACAAACGAAAATATACGGTGATCGTGGTGGGTTCTGGTTTGGCGGGTGCCGCTGCCGCGGCATCGATGGCTGAGTTGGGCTACCAAGTGAAATGTTTTTGTTATCAAGACAGTCCACGCCGCGCCCACTCGATTGCGGCGCAGGGCGGCATCAACGCCGCCAAAAATTATCCCAATGATGGCGACAGTGTCTATCGGCTTTTTTATGACACCATCAAGGGCGGAGACTTTAGGGCCAGAGAAGCGAATGTGTATCGGTTGGCCCAGTTGAGCGTGAATATTATCGATCAATGCGTGGCGCAAGGCGTTCCCTTCGCGAGAGAATACGCGGGATATTTGGATAACCGTTCTTTTGGAGGAGCGCAGGTATCGCGAACTTTTTACGCGCGGGGACAAACTGGCCAGCAGCTGCTCTTGGGGGCTTATTCGGCCTTGTCCCGGCAGATTGGTTTGGGCCAAGTGAAAATGTTTCCTCGAACGGAAATGTTGGACTTGGTTGTCATTGATGGAAAAGCCAAAGGTATTGTGGTGCGGGATATGGTGAGTGGAAAAATAGAATCACATGCGGCTGATGCTGTGGTGCTCGCCACGGGCGGATATGGCAATGTGTATTACCTTTCGACAAATGCCAAAGGATGCAATGCGACGGCGATTTGGCGAGCGCACAAGAAAGGGGCCGCTTTCGCGAACCCTTGTTTCACGCAAATCCATCCCACCTGCATCCCTGTCAGCGGGGATCATCAATCAAAATTGACGCTCATGAGCGAATCGTTGCGCAACGATGGCCGCATCTGGGTTCCCAAAAAGAAAGGCGATCATCGCTCTCCCGACCAAATTCCAGAGGAGGAGCGCGACTATTATTTGGAACGAAAATATCCCAGCTATGGAAATTTGGTGCCAAGAGATGTGGCGTCACGCAATGCGAAAGCGGTATGCGATGAAGGGCGTGGTGTGGGACCGGGAGGATTGGGGGTTTATCTGGATTTTGCTGATGCCATTAAACGGTTGGGCCTGCCCGTCATCAAAGAGCGTTATACCAATCTGTTTGACATGTACAACCGCATCACTGGTGAGGATCCCTACCATGTTCCGATGCGCATTTACCCCGCTATCCATTACACGATGGGCGGTTTGTGGGTCGATTATAATTTGATGAGCACCATTGACGGTTTATTTGTGATCGGCGAGGCCAATTTTTCAGATCATGGCGCCAACCGGTTGGGGGCCAGCGCGCTCATGCAAGGCCTGGCGGATGGCTATTTCATTTTGCCTGTGACGATCGGTCACTATCTGGCCGGTCAAAAAAGCGCCAAAGCCACGCCGGAGGCAGCGGAATTTAAACAGGTGGAAACGGCTGTGTCTGAACTGACCGCAAAGTTGTTGTCCATCAATGGGAAACGCTCGCCGGATTCGTTTCACAAAGAGTTGGGAAAAATCCTATGGGAATATTGCGGAATGTCTCGGTCCGAAGGGGGGCTTCAAATCGCCTTGAAAAAGATACCCGCGCTTCGCGATGAGTTTTGGAGAAATCTTCGTGTGGTGGGAACCGGAAACGAACTCAACCAAACTTTGGAAAAGGCGGGCCGCGTGGCGGACTTTTTTGAGCTGGCGGAACTGATGTGTTTAGACGCGCTGGAGCGAAAGGAAAGCTGCGGCGGCCATTTCCGGGAGGAAAGTCAAACATCCGAAGGCGAAGCGAAACGCATGGATGAAACCTATTCCTACGTTTCGGCCTGGGAATACAAAGGGCCCGGAGAAAAGCCCGAACTGACGAAAGAACCCTTAACTTTTGAGAACATTCATATCGCGCAGCGGAGTTATCAATAA
- the bcp gene encoding putative peroxiredoxin bcp encodes MLTLGDKAPDFKLKNDAGEEISLKDFKGKEVVLYFYPKDDTPGCTKEACEFKEQQKKFEKKNAVIVGVSGDSAESHKKFKKKYGLPFHLLSDPDKKMLEAYGVWKEKSMYGRKYMGIERTTFVIGQDQKIRKIFPKVSVTGHVDEVLSSLE; translated from the coding sequence ATGCTGACGTTGGGAGACAAGGCCCCAGATTTTAAATTGAAAAACGACGCGGGTGAGGAAATTTCCCTAAAAGATTTTAAAGGGAAAGAAGTGGTTCTCTATTTCTACCCAAAAGATGACACCCCCGGCTGCACGAAGGAAGCCTGCGAATTTAAAGAGCAACAGAAGAAATTCGAAAAAAAGAACGCGGTGATCGTGGGGGTCAGCGGTGACAGCGCGGAATCACATAAAAAGTTCAAAAAGAAATACGGGCTTCCTTTTCATTTGCTCAGCGACCCCGACAAAAAGATGTTGGAGGCCTATGGCGTGTGGAAAGAAAAGAGTATGTATGGAAGAAAATATATGGGCATCGAACGGACCACCTTTGTGATTGGGCAAGATCAAAAGATCAGAAAAATTTTTCCCAAGGTGAGCGTCACCGGGCATGTGGACGAGGTTTTATCCTCCCTTGAATAA